Proteins from a single region of Clupea harengus chromosome 5, Ch_v2.0.2, whole genome shotgun sequence:
- the LOC105889204 gene encoding uncharacterized protein LOC105889204 encodes MDDLDHSVDIAERDWESFYEESEECCLVQPELARIEDSGFSDIEEPADPSLEPPIPKCAEEVRLGYSAVSPVNHEEEEGVVTTINQLKHDILPPELPSASCVSPKEETQTQTQLSHPGPVATGVPEVVDGVDRREDSLDLTETTQTQSQAKQHGVQPDSPPAENVPPAERKEKERWFVTVNESPVQLRCHGGASAQKKRRKKKTSRRSARSVAGWDWHSSQSETEPDTERCAGSKPDPVEVSEKCCSTVSQLTDRIASSGNNESMPQDQAQDLNTSDLSDQQPPCKRQEENDCRSVTLKVAHLNQKEQCTTQLPPTSSGSGNSPFEKQYKSQPQIHQSIADNNNNHTNSCPVICRNETTSADSSKTEDNPQGNQCKTAANPFDPPHTAEQLPPPLATFNTDGGEPPPSTREDSETQESVSEEWLGDTLGPPRPVFAISSFWDEMEKLTINDILHLRFVDNQSPSTDVVHLHECTSIPNVHGSGLLDPTDTCGQDTVPLDALDNADSDYFTHLDDSKPDRSSCEFSTFSDFDEDLLQMINTSASTSPEPQETLGEHTQRLLDLAYSQAALAEQETDLARCPEPESDLALLYSDNDISLHLCSDAESSSQTLSPTGSEYDMSALESEIANEAALQEEGGKTTLFYPYEDIQDTAFHLTSCDIMRAMPSPVLSTSSFLEEPFMVSFSEMFESCEDAPHASLFDRPSSDVPLPPYSANVSVPEAYDHLFSDFDERNLFFQEEQEEAKTVPIFSCSRSLVRDLVEQFIESEEEDNWAPIRVISRFSGQRSSVTALTTPDVYLYSHRSWRSMLSLRRIRFAAKGSSWCQRAKAWVSPGMFFRGIRRSNSLSDVTRGACSSLQVFHLGDPILRKLALEQIRLPDQPNAPVFQKKCFLFSLRQSDMCLVCIALSSWVLKSTNLQSGDTWKAALLANVSAISAIQYLRRYKHKKRNSEDEP; translated from the exons ATGGATGACTTGGACCACAGCGTTGACATTGCGGAGCGTGACTGGGAAAGCTTCTATGAGGAGTCTGAGGAGTGTTGCCTCGTCCAGCCAGAGCTAGCGAGGATAGAGGACTCCGGCTTCAGTGACATTGAAGAGCCTGCGGATCCATCCCTAGAGCCGCCCATCCCAAAATGTGCAGAGGAGGTCCGTCTGGGTTACAGCGCTGTGTCTCCAGTCAAccatgaagaggaggaaggagtgGTAACCACAATAAATCAACTTAAACACGACATACTTCCCCCCGAACTTCCCTCCGCGTCTTGTGTCAGCCCCaaagaggagacacagacacagacacaactctCCCATCCCGGCCCTGTGGCTACAGGGGTCCCTGAAGTGGTAGATGGCGTGGATCGGCGAGAGGATAGTCTAGACTTGActgaaaccacacaaacacagagccaaGCGAAGCAGCATGGTGTTCAACCGGACTCTCCACCGGCAGAAAATGTTCCCCCAgctgagaggaaagagaaagagcgctGGTTTGTGACGGTGAATGAAAGCCCAGTGCAACTCCGGTGCCATGGTGGCGCCTCggcccaaaaaaaaagaagaaaaaaaaaaacgtctagGAGGTCAGCCCGCAGCGTAGCAGGGTGGGACTGGCACTCCTCGCAGTCTGAGACAGaaccagacacagagagatgtgcAGGGAGTAAACCCGACCCGGTGGAGGTGAGTGAGAAGTGTTGTTCCACAGTTTCACAGCTCACAGACAGAATTGCATCATCAGGAAACAATGAAAGTATGCCTCAGGATCAGGCTCAGGATCTAAACACATCTGATTTATCTGATCAGCAACCACCATGCAAACGACAAGAAGAAAATGATTGCAGGTCAGTCACCCTAAAAGTTGCCCATTTAAACCAGAAAGAACAGTGCACTACCCAATTACCTCCCACTTCCTCTGGCTCTGGAAATTCTCCATttgaaaaacaatacaaatctcAACCCCAAATCCATCAAAGCATAgctgataataataacaaccacACAAACTCATGTCCCGTGATTTGTCGCAATGAAACCACATCAGCTGACTCAAGTAAAACAGAAGACAATCCCCAGGGGAATCAATGCAAGACAGCTGCAAACCCTTTCGACCCCCCCCACACTGCTGAACAGCTCCCCCCACCCTTAGCAACCTTCAACACTGATGGGGGTGAGCCCCCTCCTTCTACCCGGGAGGATTCTGAAACTCAGGAATCTGTCAGTGAGGAGTGGCTCGGTGACACACTTGGTCCCCCTCGCCCGGTCTTTGCAATTTCATCATTCTGGGATGAGATGGAAAAGCTGACGATAAATGACATACTCCATCTGCGATTTGTGGATAACCAGTCTCCCTCGACAGATGTAGTCCATTTGCATGAATGCACAAGTATCCCCAATGTACACGGCAGTGGCCTTCTTGACCCAACTGACACTTGTGGCCAGGATACTGTACCACTGGATGCTTTGGATAATGCAGATTCTGACTATTTCACACACCTGGATGATTCCAAACCAGACCGCTCGAGCTGTGAGTTCTCAACCTTCTCTGACTTCGATGAAGACCTCCTACAAATGATCAACACAAGCGCCAGCACGAGCCCTGAGCCCCAGGAGACTCTGGGGGAACACACCCAAAGGCTCCTTGACTTGGCCTACTCACAAGCAGCCCTGGCAGAACAGGAAACGGATCTTGCTAGGTGCCCTGAGCCTGAATCTGACCTCGCACTGCTGTACTCTGATAACGACATATCGCTGCATCTCTGTTCAGATGCAGAATCAAGTTCACAGACACTGAGCCCCACTGGAAGTGAGTATGACATGTCTGCTCTGGAGTCTGAGATCGCGAATGAAGCAGCCCTGCAGGAGGAAGGGGGAAAGACAACGCTATTTTACCCCTATGAGGACATTCAGGATACGGCCTTCCACCTGACAAGCTGCGACATTATGAGAGCGATGCCATCACCTGTTCTATCCACTTCCAGTTTTCTGGAGGAACCCTTCATGGTCTCCTTCAGTGAGATGTTTGAGAGTTGTGAAGATGCCCCCCATGCTAGTTTATTCGACAGACCCAGTTCAGATGTCCCCCTTCCGCCTTACTCAGCAAATGTATCAGTGCCAGAGGCATACGATCATTTGTTCTCTGACTTTGATGAGAGGAACCTTTTCTTCCAGGAAGAACAGGAGGAAGCCAAGACAGTCCCTATTTTCTCCTGCTCACGCTCTCTGGTGAGAGACCTTGTGGAACAATTCATCGAATCAGAGGAGGAAGATAACTGGGCCCCGATACGTGTGATATCTCGCTTCAGCGGCCAGCGGAGCTCGGTAACGGCATTGACGACCCCAGATGTTTACCTTTACagtcacaggagctggaggagcatGCTGTCTCTGAGGAGGATCAGATTTGCTGCAAAGGGGAGCAGCTGGTGCCAGAGGGCTAAAGCCTGGGTGTCACCAGGGATGTTCTTTAGAGGGATACGCCGCAGTAACTCCTTATCTGATGTGACCCGAGGTGCCTGTTCCTCTCTCCAGGTGTTCCACCTTGGTGATCCCATCCTCAGAAAACTAGCGCTGGAACAGATACGACTCCCAGATCAGCCTAATGCCCCAGTCTTCC AAAAGAAATGTTTCCTTTTCTCCCTGAGGCAATCGGATATGTGTTTAGTATGCATTGCCTTGTCGTCTTGGGTGCTGAAGTCCACAAATCTACAAAGTGGAGATACCTGGAAGGCGG CTCTTCTGGCAAATGTGAGTGCAATATCAGCCATCCAGTACTTGCGGCGATATAAGCATAAGAAGCGTAATTCTGAAGATGAGCCATGA
- the LOC105889185 gene encoding RING finger protein 223: MCTSAVWHTQGTLGPSGYTEAAESPDDGRPECSICFSSYDNVFKTPKLLDCTHTFCLECLARILAGSEEFKKQVKTPGEGDAHISCPLCRHPTTVPRSGPPALVTSREVLGSLPQHLQQEEPVSMMGRRLCYLSPMRPTCICIDVGESKPEGEAAARQEDRRRYPSGCWRLCTNWRRLLLLVMFLVLLVAVVTWPLQCMITKHTLAGCFICNRTPPTTAPPDSEPLPGIGFPL; encoded by the coding sequence ATGTGCACCAGTGCTGTGTGGCACACCCAGGGGACACTGGGTCCCTCCGGTTACACTGAGGCTGCCGAGAGCCCTGACGATGGCCGACCTGAATGCTCCATCTGCTTCAGCAGCTATGACAACGTCTTCAAGACGCCCAAGCTCCTGGACTGTACCCACACTTTCTGCCTAGAGTGCCTCGCACGTATCCTAGCCGGGTCCGAGGAGTTTAAGAAACAGGTGAAGACACCGGGGGAAGGCGATGCCCACatctcttgccctctctgtcGCCACCCCACCACCGTGCCCAGGAGCGGCCCTCCAGCTCTGGTGACGAGCAGGGAAGTGCTGGGAAGCCTGCCGCAGCACCTCCAGCAGGAGGAGCCCGTGAGTATGATGGGGAGGAGGCTGTGCTACCTGAGCCCCATGCGCCCTACCTGCATCTGCATCGACGTCGGGGAGAGCAagccagagggagaggcagcagCCAGGCAGGAGGACAGGCGGAGGTATCCCTCTGGCTGCTGGAGGTTGTGCACGAACTGGAGGCGACTTCTGCTCCTGGTCATGTTCCTGGTGCTGCTCGTCGCTGTGGTAACGTGGCCACTCCAGTGCATGatcaccaaacacactctcgcCGGCTGCTTTATATGCAATCGGACACCACCAACCACAGCCCCTCCGGACAGTGAGCCACTGCCTGGCATTGGGTTCCCTCTGTGA
- the c5h1orf159 gene encoding uncharacterized protein C1orf159 homolog isoform X2, which yields MMLLLYNRSQYLPETLSKSLVLVYTKDIVCCSNFRASCSFQTECLILTCNLLFVDKVVMTHCNIFTGAALLMISENFVTKALLQNPITCCGSMQRSNESCMNATHCDSGCHLHVLENNTSMCLSCDSAVPEQGALTVCNHSGPGVAASLLLGTLLISLFLILSVASFFYLKRSNQLPGLFYRRNKAFIFQPSETAVMMPSAGASVRKPRYVRRERPSAASASSSATVSTGPVTRIHNV from the exons ATGATGTTGCTACTTTATAACCGAAGTCAATATTTACCTGAAACGCTGAGCAAATCACTAGTCCTTGTGTATACCAAAGATATAGTGTGCTGTTCAAATTTCAGAGCCTCGTGCTCATTCCAGACTGAATGTTTAATTCTAACATGTAACTTGTTATTTGTAGACAAGGTCGTCATGACACACTGCAACATATTTACTGGAGCTGCACTTCTAATGATCTCGGAAAACTTTGTAACAAAG GCTCTTCTACAGAACCCTATCACTTGCTGTGGGTCCATGCAGAGAAGCAATGAAAGCTGTATGAATGCCACTCATTGTGATTCAG GCTGCCATTTACACGTTCTGGAGAACAATACCTCAATGTGCTTATCCTGTGACTCAGCAGTTCCAGAACAAGGCGCCCTCACAGTCTGCAACCACA GTGGGCCAGGTGTGGCAGCCTCACTCCTCCTCGGGACACTGCTGATCAGTCTCTTCCTGATCCTATCTGTTGCCTCCTTCTTCTACCTCAAGCGCTCAAACCAGCTGCCTGGGCTTTTCTACAGGCGTAACAAAG caTTCATATTCCAGCCCAGTGAAACG GCGGTTATGATGCCTTCTGCTGGAGCTTCAG TAAGGAAACCCAGATATGTCAGAAGGGAGCGACCATCTGCTGCGTCAGCCTCGAGCAGTGCCACTGTGTCCACAGGACCAGTCACTAGGATTCACAATGTGTGA
- the c5h1orf159 gene encoding uncharacterized protein C1orf159 homolog isoform X1, with product MMLLLYNRSQYLPETLSKSLVLVYTKDIVCCSNFRASCSFQTECLILTCNLLFVDKVVMTHCNIFTGAALLMISENFVTKALLQNPITCCGSMQRSNESCMNATHCDSGCHLHVLENNTSMCLSCDSAVPEQGALTVCNHTRSNVTTKSTVINLGGPGVAASLLLGTLLISLFLILSVASFFYLKRSNQLPGLFYRRNKAFIFQPSETAVMMPSAGASVRKPRYVRRERPSAASASSSATVSTGPVTRIHNV from the exons ATGATGTTGCTACTTTATAACCGAAGTCAATATTTACCTGAAACGCTGAGCAAATCACTAGTCCTTGTGTATACCAAAGATATAGTGTGCTGTTCAAATTTCAGAGCCTCGTGCTCATTCCAGACTGAATGTTTAATTCTAACATGTAACTTGTTATTTGTAGACAAGGTCGTCATGACACACTGCAACATATTTACTGGAGCTGCACTTCTAATGATCTCGGAAAACTTTGTAACAAAG GCTCTTCTACAGAACCCTATCACTTGCTGTGGGTCCATGCAGAGAAGCAATGAAAGCTGTATGAATGCCACTCATTGTGATTCAG GCTGCCATTTACACGTTCTGGAGAACAATACCTCAATGTGCTTATCCTGTGACTCAGCAGTTCCAGAACAAGGCGCCCTCACAGTCTGCAACCACA CAAGGAGCAATGTTACCACAAAATCTACAGTTATTAACCTTG GTGGGCCAGGTGTGGCAGCCTCACTCCTCCTCGGGACACTGCTGATCAGTCTCTTCCTGATCCTATCTGTTGCCTCCTTCTTCTACCTCAAGCGCTCAAACCAGCTGCCTGGGCTTTTCTACAGGCGTAACAAAG caTTCATATTCCAGCCCAGTGAAACG GCGGTTATGATGCCTTCTGCTGGAGCTTCAG TAAGGAAACCCAGATATGTCAGAAGGGAGCGACCATCTGCTGCGTCAGCCTCGAGCAGTGCCACTGTGTCCACAGGACCAGTCACTAGGATTCACAATGTGTGA
- the c5h1orf159 gene encoding uncharacterized protein C1orf159 homolog isoform X3 — MTHCNIFTGAALLMISENFVTKALLQNPITCCGSMQRSNESCMNATHCDSGCHLHVLENNTSMCLSCDSAVPEQGALTVCNHTRSNVTTKSTVINLGGPGVAASLLLGTLLISLFLILSVASFFYLKRSNQLPGLFYRRNKAFIFQPSETAVMMPSAGASVRKPRYVRRERPSAASASSSATVSTGPVTRIHNV; from the exons ATGACACACTGCAACATATTTACTGGAGCTGCACTTCTAATGATCTCGGAAAACTTTGTAACAAAG GCTCTTCTACAGAACCCTATCACTTGCTGTGGGTCCATGCAGAGAAGCAATGAAAGCTGTATGAATGCCACTCATTGTGATTCAG GCTGCCATTTACACGTTCTGGAGAACAATACCTCAATGTGCTTATCCTGTGACTCAGCAGTTCCAGAACAAGGCGCCCTCACAGTCTGCAACCACA CAAGGAGCAATGTTACCACAAAATCTACAGTTATTAACCTTG GTGGGCCAGGTGTGGCAGCCTCACTCCTCCTCGGGACACTGCTGATCAGTCTCTTCCTGATCCTATCTGTTGCCTCCTTCTTCTACCTCAAGCGCTCAAACCAGCTGCCTGGGCTTTTCTACAGGCGTAACAAAG caTTCATATTCCAGCCCAGTGAAACG GCGGTTATGATGCCTTCTGCTGGAGCTTCAG TAAGGAAACCCAGATATGTCAGAAGGGAGCGACCATCTGCTGCGTCAGCCTCGAGCAGTGCCACTGTGTCCACAGGACCAGTCACTAGGATTCACAATGTGTGA